From Zerene cesonia ecotype Mississippi chromosome 13, Zerene_cesonia_1.1, whole genome shotgun sequence, the proteins below share one genomic window:
- the LOC119831116 gene encoding uncharacterized protein LOC119831116 isoform X1, whose amino-acid sequence MSSESSSSKQFGLYRTIDERTEEFLKLSRKRQMRQGCLCAAISTAITVTVVIIVLLIYENLIIVESNAVQNLKSKYKLVKDQPIADRLDRSYFGFDQDYFERMPLLVNALQENSYIEPTAETSVPVTIMRKKQRSQINTLSQITRSQTMYKSVRKTTPKPFSYEYRSPNPTPFSKNFNSRSWVESYRNAQRLKNLNQVIKYLEKTLNAKFGDVSEPSTAQIAFSGVYVAPIEKKKPKHQDISYEAQGSRQVEYQHNHVSDPLFVFKPDSPGDINLLAEGYRFSPLLTSHKTSIKHRPMFRPVSQHKRKCIGVTCIKMSDSHDVDAIHFTGIQATRFDKPRAFGVMLDLYPLKSTSSYEDLDPKSTSAIDNIYITTSRPQYQFKKKSNNSKERRTSFKPRRPKILSNRNIQLTTTQKTNFETTEVPQMVVHFNVYSVRTNPTYPNEQNTSYSTTSTSTTTTPQIPYNNIYDVQLPVLNTSFVEDYHAGSSGVIPVEYRTPLPPVYPITTPTVPQFDSTYSFTEAHVTNPPEIFKFSPEDAKVPDEYLNLRKSDVSMMSESDLETKNIEDYTKAYTESDSDSTQLMDGNEDSKMLVIKLKNVLQTTTDAPVTEFYTDTTTENQPTESTEKAEDTYVPTINGHYRSIKRKTLNILFNENSEKYRKKRLETAISFQRSTYVPMYVEIKRNRTNTSIEND is encoded by the exons ATGTCGAGTGAGAGCAGCTCAAGCAAACAATTCGGGTTGTACAGGACGATAGATGAAAGGACAGAGGAGTTTCTTAAGTTGTCAAGGAAACGGCAGATGCGGCAGGGATGCCTCTGCGCAGCCATCTCGACGGCGATAACTGTTACTGTTGTTATT atAGTTCTACTCATCTACGAGAATCTGATTATAGTAGAATCTAACGCAGTACAAAATCTCAAGTCTAAATATAAGCTTGTTAAGGATCAACCAATTGCTGACAGACTTGATAGAAGCTATTTTGGCTTTGATCAAGATTATTTTGAGAGAATGCCACTGCTTGTAAATGCATTGCaagaaaatagttatataGAGCCAACGGCAGAAACATCTGTTCCAGTAACAATCATGAGGAAGAAACAACGCTCCCAAATAAATACCCTTAGCCAAATCACGAGATCACAAACAATGTACAAATCAGTACGAAAAACAACACCTAAACCGTTTTCGTACGAATATAGAAGTCCTAACCCGACACCATTCAGCAAGAACTTTAACTCTAGGAGTTGGGTAGAAAGTTACCGTAATGCTCAGAGATTAAAGAATCTTAACCAAGTCATTAAATACCTTGAGAAAACTTTAAACGCAAAGTTTGGGGATGTAAGCGAGCCATCAACTGCACAAATAGCATTTTCTGGTGTTTATGTAGCACcaattgaaaaaaagaaaccaAAACACCAAGATATCAGTTATGAAGCGCAAGGATCTAGGCAAGTTGAATATCAACATAATCATGTTTCAGAtccattatttgtatttaaaccaGATAGTCCAGGtgacattaatttattggCAGAAGGTTATAGATTCTCACCCTTACTGACATCACACAAGACAAGTATCAAACACAGACCAATGTTTAGACCCGTAAGTCAACATAAAAGAAAGTGTATCGGAGTAACGTGTATTAAAATGTCCGATTCTCACGACGTTGATGCAATTCATTTTACTGGAATTCAAGCGACTAGATTTGACAAACCAAGAGCATTCGGGGTAATGCTCGATTTGTATCCCTTAAAATCAACCAGTTCTTACGAAGACTTAGATCCTAAAAGCACTTCGGCAATAGATAACATTTACATCACGACGTCACGTCCACAATATcagtttaaaaagaaatcaaacaATTCAAAAGAAAGAAGAACGTCATTTAAGCCAAGGAGACCTAAAATTCTATCAAACAGAAATATACAGTTAACAAcgacacaaaaaacaaattttgagaCCACAGAAGTACCACAAATGGTTGtgcattttaatgtatattctGTAAGAACGAACCCTACGTATCCAAATGAGCAAAACACATCATATAGTACTACAAGTACTAGTACAACTACGACTCCCCAAATACCTTACAACAACATATATGACGTACAACTTCCtgttttaaatacatcttTTGTTGAAGATTATCATGCAGGCAGTTCGGGCGTAATACCTGTTGAATATAGAACACCTCTTCCTCCGGTTTATCCAATTACAACACCTACGGTACCACAGTTTGATTCAACATACTCATTTACAGAAGCACACGTAACGAATCCCccagaaattttcaaatttagcCCCGAAGATGCCAAAGTACCAGACGAATATTTGAATCTGCGGAAGTCAGATGTAAGTATGATGAGTGAATCAgatttagaaacaaaaaatatcgaaGATTACACAAAAGCATACACTGAATCAGACAGCGATAGTACACAGCTGATGGATGGTAATGAGGATTCCAAAATGCTAGTTATAAAACTCAAGAATGTTTTACAAACAACTACAGATGCACCAGTCACAGAATTCTATACGGATACCACAACTGAGAATCAACCAACAGAATCAACAGAAAAAGCAGAAGATACGTACGTACCAACTATAAATGGACACTACAGGAGTATAAAACGCAAAAccttaaacatattatttaatgagaatTCAGAAAAATACAGAAAGAAGAGGCTTGAAACTGCAATCAGTTTTCAACGATCAACTTATGTTCCCATGTATGtggaaataaaaaggaatcGTACGAATACATCTATCGAAAATGACTAA
- the LOC119831116 gene encoding uncharacterized protein LOC119831116 isoform X2: MPLRSHLDGDNCYCCYFLLIYENLIIVESNAVQNLKSKYKLVKDQPIADRLDRSYFGFDQDYFERMPLLVNALQENSYIEPTAETSVPVTIMRKKQRSQINTLSQITRSQTMYKSVRKTTPKPFSYEYRSPNPTPFSKNFNSRSWVESYRNAQRLKNLNQVIKYLEKTLNAKFGDVSEPSTAQIAFSGVYVAPIEKKKPKHQDISYEAQGSRQVEYQHNHVSDPLFVFKPDSPGDINLLAEGYRFSPLLTSHKTSIKHRPMFRPVSQHKRKCIGVTCIKMSDSHDVDAIHFTGIQATRFDKPRAFGVMLDLYPLKSTSSYEDLDPKSTSAIDNIYITTSRPQYQFKKKSNNSKERRTSFKPRRPKILSNRNIQLTTTQKTNFETTEVPQMVVHFNVYSVRTNPTYPNEQNTSYSTTSTSTTTTPQIPYNNIYDVQLPVLNTSFVEDYHAGSSGVIPVEYRTPLPPVYPITTPTVPQFDSTYSFTEAHVTNPPEIFKFSPEDAKVPDEYLNLRKSDVSMMSESDLETKNIEDYTKAYTESDSDSTQLMDGNEDSKMLVIKLKNVLQTTTDAPVTEFYTDTTTENQPTESTEKAEDTYVPTINGHYRSIKRKTLNILFNENSEKYRKKRLETAISFQRSTYVPMYVEIKRNRTNTSIEND; the protein is encoded by the exons ATGCCTCTGCGCAGCCATCTCGACGGCGATAACTGTTACTGTTGTTATT TTCTACTCATCTACGAGAATCTGATTATAGTAGAATCTAACGCAGTACAAAATCTCAAGTCTAAATATAAGCTTGTTAAGGATCAACCAATTGCTGACAGACTTGATAGAAGCTATTTTGGCTTTGATCAAGATTATTTTGAGAGAATGCCACTGCTTGTAAATGCATTGCaagaaaatagttatataGAGCCAACGGCAGAAACATCTGTTCCAGTAACAATCATGAGGAAGAAACAACGCTCCCAAATAAATACCCTTAGCCAAATCACGAGATCACAAACAATGTACAAATCAGTACGAAAAACAACACCTAAACCGTTTTCGTACGAATATAGAAGTCCTAACCCGACACCATTCAGCAAGAACTTTAACTCTAGGAGTTGGGTAGAAAGTTACCGTAATGCTCAGAGATTAAAGAATCTTAACCAAGTCATTAAATACCTTGAGAAAACTTTAAACGCAAAGTTTGGGGATGTAAGCGAGCCATCAACTGCACAAATAGCATTTTCTGGTGTTTATGTAGCACcaattgaaaaaaagaaaccaAAACACCAAGATATCAGTTATGAAGCGCAAGGATCTAGGCAAGTTGAATATCAACATAATCATGTTTCAGAtccattatttgtatttaaaccaGATAGTCCAGGtgacattaatttattggCAGAAGGTTATAGATTCTCACCCTTACTGACATCACACAAGACAAGTATCAAACACAGACCAATGTTTAGACCCGTAAGTCAACATAAAAGAAAGTGTATCGGAGTAACGTGTATTAAAATGTCCGATTCTCACGACGTTGATGCAATTCATTTTACTGGAATTCAAGCGACTAGATTTGACAAACCAAGAGCATTCGGGGTAATGCTCGATTTGTATCCCTTAAAATCAACCAGTTCTTACGAAGACTTAGATCCTAAAAGCACTTCGGCAATAGATAACATTTACATCACGACGTCACGTCCACAATATcagtttaaaaagaaatcaaacaATTCAAAAGAAAGAAGAACGTCATTTAAGCCAAGGAGACCTAAAATTCTATCAAACAGAAATATACAGTTAACAAcgacacaaaaaacaaattttgagaCCACAGAAGTACCACAAATGGTTGtgcattttaatgtatattctGTAAGAACGAACCCTACGTATCCAAATGAGCAAAACACATCATATAGTACTACAAGTACTAGTACAACTACGACTCCCCAAATACCTTACAACAACATATATGACGTACAACTTCCtgttttaaatacatcttTTGTTGAAGATTATCATGCAGGCAGTTCGGGCGTAATACCTGTTGAATATAGAACACCTCTTCCTCCGGTTTATCCAATTACAACACCTACGGTACCACAGTTTGATTCAACATACTCATTTACAGAAGCACACGTAACGAATCCCccagaaattttcaaatttagcCCCGAAGATGCCAAAGTACCAGACGAATATTTGAATCTGCGGAAGTCAGATGTAAGTATGATGAGTGAATCAgatttagaaacaaaaaatatcgaaGATTACACAAAAGCATACACTGAATCAGACAGCGATAGTACACAGCTGATGGATGGTAATGAGGATTCCAAAATGCTAGTTATAAAACTCAAGAATGTTTTACAAACAACTACAGATGCACCAGTCACAGAATTCTATACGGATACCACAACTGAGAATCAACCAACAGAATCAACAGAAAAAGCAGAAGATACGTACGTACCAACTATAAATGGACACTACAGGAGTATAAAACGCAAAAccttaaacatattatttaatgagaatTCAGAAAAATACAGAAAGAAGAGGCTTGAAACTGCAATCAGTTTTCAACGATCAACTTATGTTCCCATGTATGtggaaataaaaaggaatcGTACGAATACATCTATCGAAAATGACTAA